A genome region from Geodermatophilus bullaregiensis includes the following:
- a CDS encoding DEAD/DEAH box helicase: MHGSAAAHGSGQSGTHPGSVPPGADLLDGLLAGTPDDEHPVTHVHRLAVRESRTLPWPEWVDPGLRRRLEEAGVREPWRHQVEAARLAHDGTSVVVATGTASGKSLAYQLPALTRLAEDPRACVLYLAPTKALARDQLASVAVLADPSVRPAAYDGDTPAEERDWVRRHSRWIVTNPDMLHRSVLPAHQRWSSTLRRLAYVVVDECHAYRGVFGSHVGHVLRRLRRICRRYGADPVFVLASATVAEPAAAATRLVGTPVVAVTDDGSPRPGATFALWEPPLTERTGEHGAPLRRSAAADAAGLLADLVERGARTLAFVRSRRSAESVAEQARRLLAERGRDDLARRVDSYRGGYLPEERRELERSLSAGELLGVATTNALELGIDIAGLDAVVLAGYPGTLASLWQQAGRAGRAQRESLVVFVARDDPLDHYLAHHPRAVFGRPVEATVTDPANPYVLGPQLCCAAAELPLTPEDLPDFGGAVAAARLDELVAAGALRRRPAGWYWAGRGRPDVDIRGSGGEPVAIIEGATGRLLGTVDGGAAHATVHTGALYVHRGQTFVVDELDLDDACAVVHAEAPEWTTVARDVTDLGVVATDRTRRLGTVTAHTGVVDVTNQVVAYQRRRAGTGEVLAEFPLDLPPRQLRTRAVWLTLDARAVARADVDDLALPGSLHAAEHAAIGILPLLATCDRWDLGGLSTALHPDTGTATVFVYDGHPGGAGFAERGFAALRRWLTATRATVASCECESGCPSCVQSPKCGNGNEPLDKAGAVRVLDVVLDELAAAEAAGEDGTDGGTDTAAPDEDLAPDEDLAADERPHGPVAGPVAARPVDDIVF, encoded by the coding sequence GTGCACGGGTCGGCCGCCGCGCACGGGTCCGGGCAGAGCGGCACGCACCCGGGCTCGGTCCCGCCCGGCGCGGACCTGCTCGACGGGCTGCTCGCCGGGACCCCGGACGACGAGCACCCGGTCACCCACGTCCACCGCCTGGCCGTGCGGGAGAGCCGCACGCTGCCGTGGCCCGAGTGGGTGGACCCCGGCCTCCGCCGGCGGCTGGAGGAGGCGGGGGTCCGGGAGCCGTGGCGGCACCAGGTCGAGGCCGCCCGGCTGGCGCACGACGGCACCTCCGTGGTGGTGGCGACCGGGACGGCGTCGGGCAAGTCGCTGGCCTACCAGCTGCCCGCGCTGACCCGGCTGGCCGAGGACCCCCGGGCCTGCGTGCTCTACCTCGCCCCGACCAAGGCCCTGGCCCGCGACCAGCTGGCCTCGGTGGCCGTGCTCGCCGACCCCTCGGTGCGGCCGGCCGCCTACGACGGCGACACCCCCGCCGAGGAGCGCGACTGGGTGCGCCGGCACTCGCGGTGGATCGTCACCAACCCCGACATGCTGCACCGCAGCGTGCTGCCGGCCCACCAGCGGTGGTCGTCGACCCTGCGCCGGCTGGCCTACGTCGTGGTCGACGAGTGCCACGCCTACCGCGGGGTGTTCGGCTCGCACGTCGGGCACGTGCTGCGCCGGCTGCGCCGCATCTGCCGCCGCTACGGGGCCGACCCGGTGTTCGTGCTCGCCTCGGCCACCGTGGCCGAGCCCGCCGCGGCCGCCACCCGCCTGGTCGGGACCCCGGTCGTGGCGGTGACCGACGACGGCTCGCCCCGGCCCGGCGCCACCTTCGCCCTGTGGGAGCCGCCGCTGACCGAGCGGACCGGCGAGCACGGTGCACCGCTGCGCCGGTCCGCGGCCGCCGACGCCGCCGGGCTGCTGGCCGACCTCGTGGAGCGCGGTGCGCGCACGCTGGCCTTCGTCCGGTCGCGCCGCAGCGCGGAGTCGGTGGCCGAGCAGGCGCGCCGGTTGCTGGCCGAGCGGGGCCGCGACGACCTGGCGCGCCGCGTCGACTCCTACCGCGGCGGCTACCTGCCCGAGGAGCGCCGGGAGCTCGAGCGGAGCCTGTCGGCCGGGGAGCTCCTGGGGGTGGCCACCACCAACGCCCTCGAGCTCGGCATCGACATCGCCGGCCTGGACGCCGTCGTGCTGGCGGGGTACCCCGGCACGCTGGCCTCCCTGTGGCAGCAGGCCGGCCGGGCCGGCCGCGCGCAGCGGGAGTCGCTGGTCGTGTTCGTGGCCCGCGACGACCCGCTGGACCACTACCTGGCCCACCACCCCCGGGCGGTGTTCGGCCGTCCGGTCGAGGCGACGGTGACCGACCCGGCCAACCCCTACGTGCTCGGGCCCCAGCTGTGCTGCGCGGCGGCCGAGCTGCCGCTCACGCCCGAGGACCTGCCCGACTTCGGCGGTGCCGTGGCCGCGGCGCGGCTCGACGAGCTGGTCGCCGCGGGCGCGCTGCGCCGCCGGCCGGCCGGCTGGTACTGGGCCGGGCGGGGACGCCCCGACGTCGACATCCGCGGCAGCGGTGGCGAGCCGGTGGCGATCATCGAGGGTGCGACCGGCCGGCTGCTGGGCACCGTCGACGGCGGCGCGGCGCACGCGACCGTGCACACCGGCGCGCTCTACGTCCACCGCGGCCAGACCTTCGTCGTCGACGAGCTCGACCTCGACGACGCGTGCGCCGTGGTGCACGCCGAGGCGCCGGAGTGGACCACCGTCGCCCGCGACGTCACCGACCTCGGCGTCGTCGCCACGGACCGGACCCGGCGCCTGGGCACGGTCACCGCGCACACCGGGGTCGTGGACGTCACCAACCAGGTCGTGGCCTACCAGCGGCGGCGGGCCGGCACCGGCGAGGTGCTGGCCGAGTTCCCGCTGGACCTGCCGCCGCGCCAGCTGCGCACCCGCGCCGTCTGGCTGACCCTCGACGCGCGGGCGGTCGCCCGCGCCGACGTCGACGACCTCGCGCTGCCGGGGTCGCTGCACGCCGCCGAGCACGCGGCGATCGGCATCCTGCCGCTGCTGGCCACCTGCGACCGGTGGGACCTCGGTGGGCTGTCGACCGCGCTGCACCCCGACACCGGCACCGCGACGGTGTTCGTCTACGACGGGCACCCCGGCGGCGCCGGCTTCGCCGAGCGGGGGTTCGCCGCGCTGCGGCGCTGGCTGACGGCGACGCGCGCCACCGTGGCCAGCTGCGAGTGCGAGAGCGGCTGCCCGTCCTGCGTGCAGTCGCCCAAGTGCGGCAACGGCAACGAGCCCCTGGACAAGGCCGGCGCCGTCCGCGTGCTCGACGTCGTGCTCGACGAGCTGGCCGCCGCGGAGGCCGCCGGCGAGGACGGCACGGACGGCGGCACGGACACCGCGGCGCCCGACGAGGACCTGGCGCCCGACGAGGACCTGGCGGCCGACGAGCGGCCGCACGGGCCGGTCGCCGGCCCGGTCGCCGCCCGGCCCGTGGACGACATCGTCTTCTGA
- a CDS encoding sodium-translocating pyrophosphatase, with protein sequence MPDSALSGGDVALVTIVLAISLAALAFAAYLVRAVLAADQGTVRMRDIAQAVQEGAAAYLRRQFRTLGVFAVVVFLLLLVLPVADGGWGTRVGRAVFFLVGALFSASVGFIGMTLATRGNVRVAAAANAGGYQPSFRIAYRTGGVVGMITVGLGLSGAALALLLFDDTAPIVLEGFGFGGALLAMFMRVGGGIFTKAADVGADLVGKVEAGIPEDDPRNAATIADNVGDNVGDCAGMAADLFESYAVTLVAALILGQVFFGAEGMVFPLLVAGVGVIASMVGVLATRPGKSDSSGMAPINRGFFTSAVVSLVLVAAASFTYLPSISDGVDMAVSPQVLGFLSVLVGVVLAAAIQQLTGYFTETSRKPVRDIGRSSLTGPATVILSGISLGLESAVYAALLIGGAVYGAFLIGGGAALYAVALAGCGLLTTAGVIVAMDTFGPVSDNAQGIAEMSGDIDEEGARVLTDLDAVGNTTKAITKGIAIATAVLAATALFGSYNAQIAVALDEAGGALGNAFSLVNPNNVVGAVLGAAVVFFFSGLAISAVSRAAGRVVFEVREQFRTRPGIMDYSERPDYSAVVDICTKDSLRELATPGLLAVLAPVAVGFGLGFGPLAAYLVGAIAAGTLMAVFLANSGGAWDNAKKMVEDGAYGGKGSEAHAATVIGDTVGDPFKDTAGPAINPLIKVMNLVALIIAPAVVALSVGEDANTVLRLVIALGAVVVIVLSVVVSKRRSVVVGGSTDDTAGPGLTAPVVGGPPAVDGSPAVDGATPAARPRS encoded by the coding sequence ATGCCGGACAGTGCGCTCTCCGGCGGGGACGTCGCCCTGGTGACGATCGTCCTCGCCATCTCGCTCGCCGCCCTCGCCTTCGCCGCGTACCTGGTCCGCGCCGTGCTGGCCGCCGACCAGGGCACGGTGAGGATGCGCGACATCGCGCAGGCGGTGCAGGAGGGTGCCGCGGCGTACCTGCGCAGACAGTTCCGCACGCTCGGCGTCTTCGCCGTGGTCGTCTTCCTCCTCCTCCTGGTGCTCCCGGTGGCCGACGGTGGGTGGGGGACCCGCGTGGGGCGGGCGGTCTTCTTCCTCGTCGGCGCGCTGTTCTCCGCGTCGGTCGGGTTCATCGGCATGACCCTGGCCACGCGCGGGAACGTCCGCGTCGCGGCGGCGGCCAACGCGGGCGGCTACCAGCCGTCCTTCCGCATCGCCTACCGCACCGGTGGTGTGGTCGGGATGATCACCGTCGGCCTCGGGCTCTCCGGCGCCGCGCTCGCGCTGCTCCTCTTCGACGACACCGCGCCGATCGTGCTGGAGGGCTTCGGCTTCGGCGGGGCGCTGCTGGCGATGTTCATGCGCGTCGGCGGCGGGATCTTCACCAAGGCCGCCGACGTCGGCGCCGACCTCGTCGGCAAGGTCGAGGCCGGCATCCCCGAGGACGACCCGCGCAACGCCGCCACCATCGCCGACAACGTGGGCGACAACGTCGGCGACTGCGCCGGGATGGCCGCGGACCTCTTCGAGTCCTACGCCGTCACGCTGGTCGCCGCACTGATCCTGGGGCAGGTCTTCTTCGGCGCGGAGGGCATGGTCTTCCCGCTCCTGGTCGCCGGTGTCGGCGTCATCGCGTCGATGGTCGGGGTGCTCGCCACCCGGCCGGGCAAGAGCGACTCGAGCGGGATGGCACCCATCAACCGTGGCTTCTTCACCTCCGCCGTGGTCTCCCTCGTCCTGGTCGCCGCGGCCTCGTTCACCTACCTGCCGAGCATCTCCGACGGCGTCGACATGGCGGTCAGCCCGCAGGTCCTCGGGTTCCTCTCGGTGCTCGTCGGCGTCGTGCTCGCCGCGGCCATCCAGCAGCTCACCGGCTACTTCACCGAGACCAGTCGCAAGCCGGTCAGGGACATCGGCCGCAGCTCGCTGACCGGCCCCGCCACCGTGATCCTCTCCGGCATCTCGCTCGGACTGGAGTCCGCCGTCTACGCCGCGCTCCTCATCGGCGGCGCGGTGTACGGGGCGTTCCTCATCGGCGGCGGCGCGGCGCTGTACGCGGTGGCGCTGGCCGGCTGCGGCCTGCTCACCACGGCCGGCGTCATCGTCGCGATGGACACGTTCGGGCCGGTCAGCGACAACGCGCAGGGCATCGCCGAGATGTCCGGGGACATCGACGAGGAGGGCGCCCGGGTGCTCACCGACCTCGACGCCGTCGGCAACACCACCAAGGCCATCACGAAGGGCATCGCGATCGCGACGGCGGTCCTGGCCGCGACCGCCCTCTTCGGCTCGTACAACGCCCAGATCGCCGTCGCCCTCGACGAGGCCGGCGGCGCCCTCGGGAACGCCTTCAGCCTGGTGAACCCGAACAACGTCGTCGGCGCGGTGCTGGGTGCTGCGGTCGTGTTCTTCTTCTCCGGGCTGGCGATCAGCGCCGTCTCGCGAGCGGCCGGGCGAGTGGTCTTCGAGGTGCGGGAGCAGTTCCGCACCCGTCCCGGGATCATGGACTACAGCGAGCGCCCGGACTACAGCGCCGTCGTGGACATCTGCACCAAGGACTCGCTGCGCGAGCTGGCCACCCCGGGCCTGCTCGCCGTCCTCGCGCCGGTGGCGGTCGGCTTCGGCCTGGGCTTCGGCCCGCTGGCGGCCTACCTGGTCGGCGCCATCGCCGCCGGCACCCTGATGGCGGTCTTCCTCGCCAACTCCGGCGGTGCCTGGGACAACGCCAAGAAGATGGTCGAGGACGGCGCGTACGGCGGGAAGGGCAGCGAGGCGCACGCCGCCACGGTCATCGGCGACACGGTCGGGGACCCGTTCAAGGACACCGCCGGCCCGGCGATCAACCCGCTGATCAAGGTGATGAACCTCGTCGCGCTGATCATCGCTCCCGCGGTCGTCGCCCTGTCGGTCGGGGAGGATGCCAACACGGTCCTGCGGCTGGTGATCGCGCTGGGCGCCGTCGTGGTCATCGTGCTGTCCGTGGTGGTCTCCAAGCGCCGCTCGGTCGTCGTGGGCGGGAGCACCGACGACACCGCCGGTCCGGGACTGACCGCGCCGGTCGTGGGCGGGCCCCCGGCTGTGGACGGATCCCCGGCTGTGGACGGCGCGACGCCCGCTGCCCGTCCCCGCTCCTAG
- a CDS encoding ATP-grasp domain-containing protein has protein sequence MTSTLPARPTPPVAGRHEAPGGPAVLVTGAGGPAGVAVVRRLVALGHRVVGVDADPTAAGSALATAGATVPRADHARFVDALVGVARAHGADALIGTVAEELPALAAGATQLTRAGVATWLPDPTAVALCCDKAAFARTVRAAGVPHPATTDTGAGLGQVPGPWVVKPRAGRGSRGVRLLDSRSAVAEALREDASLIAQTRLGGREFTADALVARDGRLLTVVPRWRDDTRAGISVKGATFDSPVVTDVVAGALEAVGLTGPANVQGFVADDGRATVVEVNPRFSGGLPLTLAAGADVVSAYLTGIRDPGADLPSLWFTPGVRMSRYLAETYSADDGSPVPDPCGTAQVPA, from the coding sequence GTGACCTCGACCCTGCCGGCCCGTCCGACCCCGCCCGTGGCCGGGCGGCACGAGGCACCGGGGGGGCCGGCGGTGCTCGTCACCGGTGCCGGCGGCCCGGCCGGGGTCGCGGTGGTCCGCCGCCTGGTGGCGCTGGGCCACCGGGTGGTCGGGGTGGACGCCGACCCGACGGCGGCCGGCTCGGCGCTGGCCACCGCCGGTGCCACGGTCCCGCGCGCCGACCACGCGCGCTTCGTCGACGCGCTGGTGGGCGTGGCGAGGGCGCACGGGGCCGACGCCCTCATCGGGACCGTGGCCGAGGAGCTGCCCGCGCTCGCCGCGGGGGCCACGCAGCTGACCCGGGCCGGGGTGGCGACGTGGCTGCCCGACCCGACCGCCGTGGCCCTGTGCTGCGACAAGGCCGCGTTCGCCCGGACCGTGCGGGCGGCCGGCGTGCCGCACCCCGCCACCACCGACACCGGTGCCGGGCTGGGGCAGGTCCCCGGCCCGTGGGTGGTCAAGCCGCGGGCGGGCCGGGGCAGCCGGGGCGTGCGGTTGCTCGACAGCCGCTCCGCCGTGGCCGAGGCCCTGCGGGAGGACGCGTCGCTCATCGCGCAGACCCGGCTGGGGGGCCGGGAGTTCACCGCCGACGCCCTGGTGGCCCGCGACGGCCGGCTGCTCACGGTCGTCCCGCGGTGGAGGGACGACACCCGGGCGGGCATCTCGGTGAAGGGCGCCACCTTCGACTCGCCGGTGGTGACCGACGTCGTCGCCGGCGCGCTCGAGGCCGTCGGGCTGACCGGCCCGGCCAACGTGCAGGGGTTCGTCGCCGACGACGGCCGCGCCACCGTCGTCGAGGTCAACCCGCGCTTCTCCGGCGGGCTGCCCCTGACGCTGGCGGCCGGCGCGGACGTCGTCAGCGCCTACCTGACCGGCATCCGCGACCCCGGCGCGGACCTCCCCTCCCTGTGGTTCACGCCCGGCGTCCGGATGAGCCGGTACCTCGCCGAGACCTACAGCGCCGACGACGGCAGCCCGGTGCCCGACCCCTGCGGGACCGCGCAGGTGCCGGCGTGA
- a CDS encoding exosortase/archaeosortase family protein translates to MTAGGLALPPVRRSAWRAANRRLLPVALDLALAAAICVLGFRYLSRPLQVLEAAVLARVLGWTAPGQASGVVPTHVLLFRGDGEIIDAVVTLSCSSVLSVLGLVALTAVVLRGRGLHAVAGLLVAVAALLVLNHGRLLVSALAGLWWGEGALVGFHDWVGTLWNLVATLGGFLLMVWIALPALDRAEQDVEGRHTARRPDSWARPGLGYRAAEEDDVRRGRRRQATLTGLLHRYVYPRRLSAWLAARREAARIDYRLGHLPAHLRVQRIGELVADGLGAHPASLVAVATYEQDPVVLDSLAEAVAARQWEPVTGERVAALRLWARGWLMARGPQDGAPDPAPVPPAGTHVTVPVCRIAVPPVAAGSPTRSSPTPPRRPPPDPLAPPHPATFARAPRAPDLPEAPR, encoded by the coding sequence GTGACCGCGGGCGGCCTGGCCCTCCCGCCGGTCCGGCGCAGCGCCTGGCGAGCGGCGAACCGGCGACTGCTGCCGGTCGCGCTGGACCTGGCGCTCGCCGCGGCGATCTGCGTGCTCGGCTTCCGGTACCTCTCCCGGCCCCTGCAGGTGCTCGAGGCGGCCGTCCTCGCCCGGGTCCTGGGGTGGACCGCCCCGGGGCAGGCCTCCGGCGTCGTCCCCACCCACGTCCTGCTGTTCCGCGGCGACGGCGAGATCATCGACGCGGTCGTCACGCTGTCCTGCTCCTCCGTGCTGTCGGTGCTCGGACTCGTCGCGCTGACCGCCGTGGTCCTCCGCGGCCGCGGGCTGCACGCCGTGGCGGGTCTGCTGGTCGCCGTCGCCGCGCTGCTGGTCCTCAACCACGGCCGGCTGCTGGTCTCCGCCCTGGCCGGCCTGTGGTGGGGAGAGGGCGCCCTGGTGGGGTTCCACGACTGGGTCGGCACGCTGTGGAACCTGGTCGCGACGCTCGGCGGCTTCCTGCTGATGGTGTGGATCGCCCTCCCGGCCCTCGACCGGGCGGAGCAGGACGTCGAGGGCCGGCACACCGCGCGCCGTCCCGACAGCTGGGCGCGGCCCGGACTGGGCTACCGCGCGGCGGAGGAGGACGACGTCCGGCGCGGGCGTCGCCGGCAGGCCACGCTCACCGGGCTCCTCCACCGCTACGTGTACCCGCGCCGCCTCTCCGCGTGGCTGGCCGCCCGCCGCGAGGCCGCCCGCATCGACTACCGGCTGGGGCACCTGCCCGCGCACCTGCGGGTGCAGCGCATCGGCGAGCTGGTCGCGGACGGGTTGGGCGCGCACCCCGCGTCGCTGGTGGCGGTGGCCACCTACGAGCAGGACCCCGTCGTCCTCGACTCCCTCGCCGAGGCCGTGGCCGCGCGCCAGTGGGAGCCGGTCACCGGCGAGCGTGTGGCCGCCCTCCGGCTGTGGGCCCGGGGGTGGCTGATGGCCCGGGGGCCGCAGGACGGCGCCCCCGACCCGGCGCCGGTCCCCCCCGCCGGGACGCACGTCACGGTGCCCGTCTGCCGGATCGCCGTCCCGCCGGTCGCGGCCGGGTCACCGACCCGGTCCTCGCCGACGCCGCCGCGGCGGCCGCCGCCGGACCCCCTCGCTCCCCCGCACCCCGCCACGTTCGCCCGTGCGCCCCGCGCGCCCGACCTCCCGGAGGCTCCCCGGTGA
- a CDS encoding HAD family hydrolase, with protein sequence MSAGPLPPWGGPPPLGVVVDLDDTLYPQAAYLAGAAEAVGAAAAAAGLDGARVHAALRRELAAGSDTGGTIDRALLAAGVPAGEVPGHVPALVSAFTAHAPGVLAPYPGVVEALTALAEATAVGCLTDGNPAVQAAKVAATGLGPLLGSVVVTDALGGRAARKPVPAGLLELAGRLGVPADRLLVIGDRPGKDVAVAAAVGARAIRVRQGEYAAAPDRPAAWAVTASFPAAAELALTVLRGAGAPLTVAR encoded by the coding sequence GTGAGCGCCGGGCCGCTGCCCCCGTGGGGAGGGCCCCCGCCGCTGGGGGTGGTGGTCGACCTGGACGACACGCTCTACCCGCAGGCCGCCTACCTGGCCGGCGCCGCCGAGGCCGTCGGCGCCGCCGCCGCGGCGGCCGGGCTGGACGGCGCCCGGGTGCACGCCGCCCTCCGGCGCGAGCTCGCCGCCGGGTCCGACACCGGCGGCACCATCGACCGCGCGCTGCTGGCCGCCGGGGTGCCCGCCGGTGAGGTGCCGGGGCACGTCCCCGCCCTGGTGTCCGCGTTCACCGCCCACGCGCCCGGGGTCCTCGCGCCCTACCCGGGGGTCGTCGAGGCCCTCACCGCCCTCGCGGAGGCCACCGCCGTCGGGTGCCTGACCGACGGCAACCCGGCCGTCCAGGCCGCCAAGGTCGCCGCGACCGGGCTCGGCCCGCTGCTCGGCAGCGTCGTGGTCACCGACGCGCTCGGCGGCCGGGCCGCGAGGAAGCCCGTTCCCGCCGGGCTGCTCGAACTGGCCGGCCGGCTCGGGGTCCCCGCCGACCGCCTGCTGGTCATCGGGGACCGTCCGGGCAAGGACGTCGCCGTCGCGGCGGCGGTGGGCGCGCGGGCGATCCGGGTCCGGCAGGGCGAGTACGCCGCGGCGCCGGACCGGCCGGCCGCCTGGGCGGTCACCGCCTCCTTCCCGGCCGCCGCGGAGCTGGCCCTCACGGTGCTGCGCGGCGCCGGCGCGCCCCTGACCGTGGCGCGGTGA
- the wecB gene encoding non-hydrolyzing UDP-N-acetylglucosamine 2-epimerase codes for MTRARRVLVPFGTRPEVVKLAPVVSALTAAGHAVDVVDTGQHTDPALSTRLQEALGLAPGCRFTLPTGDAAARLGALHADAARAVARLRPDVVLALGDTSTVPAYALAARGAGIPFVHLEAGLRSLNPRSVEEVNRRVAAAAAALHLAPTRRAAAFLAAEGVPAERVFVVGNPVVDTLVSRGVRPVPVAERTGVLVTAHRPTNVDDPVRLERLVGVVRALADDVGPVTFPVHPRTAARLAATGLDAGLAHPDVTLTGPVGYDALLGALASARLTVTDSGGIQEEAAYLGVPVVVLRGSTPRWEGVEAGTTTLASLADDAAAGAVLTAALRHTSAEGQARAATLPCPYGDGTTGRQVAALLADQATDALLALDEPDFSDGRLPW; via the coding sequence GTGACCCGCGCCCGGCGCGTGCTGGTGCCCTTCGGCACCCGGCCGGAGGTGGTCAAGCTGGCCCCCGTGGTGTCCGCGCTCACCGCCGCCGGGCACGCCGTCGACGTCGTCGACACCGGGCAGCACACCGACCCGGCGCTGTCGACGCGGCTGCAGGAGGCGCTGGGGCTCGCGCCCGGCTGCCGGTTCACGCTGCCGACCGGCGACGCGGCCGCCCGGCTGGGCGCCCTGCACGCCGACGCGGCGCGGGCGGTGGCGCGGCTGCGGCCCGACGTCGTCCTGGCCCTCGGCGACACCAGCACCGTCCCCGCGTACGCCCTGGCCGCCCGCGGCGCCGGGATCCCCTTCGTCCACCTGGAGGCGGGCCTGCGCAGCCTCAACCCGCGCAGCGTCGAGGAGGTCAACCGGCGGGTGGCCGCGGCGGCCGCCGCGCTGCACCTGGCCCCCACCCGCCGGGCCGCGGCCTTCCTCGCGGCCGAGGGGGTGCCCGCGGAACGGGTCTTCGTCGTCGGCAACCCGGTGGTCGACACCCTGGTGTCCCGCGGCGTCCGGCCGGTGCCCGTGGCCGAGCGGACCGGGGTGCTCGTCACCGCGCACCGGCCCACCAACGTCGACGACCCGGTGCGCCTGGAGCGCCTGGTCGGGGTCGTGCGGGCCCTGGCCGACGACGTCGGGCCGGTGACCTTCCCGGTGCACCCCCGGACGGCGGCCCGGCTGGCGGCCACCGGTCTGGACGCCGGGCTGGCGCACCCGGACGTCACCCTGACCGGCCCCGTCGGGTACGACGCACTGCTGGGCGCGCTGGCCTCGGCCCGCCTCACGGTGACCGACTCCGGCGGGATCCAGGAGGAGGCGGCCTACCTCGGCGTCCCCGTCGTCGTCCTGCGCGGGTCCACGCCCCGGTGGGAGGGCGTGGAGGCCGGGACCACCACCCTGGCGAGCCTGGCCGACGACGCCGCGGCCGGCGCCGTCCTCACCGCCGCCCTCCGGCACACCTCCGCCGAGGGCCAGGCCCGCGCCGCCACGCTCCCCTGCCCCTACGGCGACGGGACGACCGGCCGGCAGGTCGCCGCCCTGCTCGCCGACCAGGCGACCGACGCGCTGCTGGCCCTCGACGAGCCGGACTTCTCCGACGGGCGGTTGCCCTGGTGA
- a CDS encoding glycosyltransferase produces MAHGTDRPEGRPLVLAGYVAALAAAAVAFGLDPTLGVLAGALNVVFGVYFCRHLAFAVAAARWAERDLLAADVGLDAYTPPVAVLVGCKNEELVVDGMVAALLALDYPPDRLTLVVVDDGSEDATGAKLDAWAAREPRLRVLHRPPGSGGGKSGALNDALALVEAEVVLVFDADHEPEPSALRRLVRHFRDPVVGAVMGRCVIRNGRDSHLAGTVFVDYLSGYLVNEYGRQALFELPAYGGANCAVRMSTLRALGGWNPETVTEDTDLTLRILVAGQRVRYDVSAIDFEEAVVSAQRFWKQRYRWARGHQKCLRDHWWPLMRTPHLSPLEKAETSLFLAVYHVPMLSGLGLLLTVLRAFGVGDLPVIGLLPLSMLLFIGPLAELCVGLLVGRVERRSAWRLLGFLPAFALSIWITSRAYVDGMLGRPYTWVKTTRSGVTSTVDPAVPPELPPGGTDPAAATAPGTRPRSFAAAIPPGRPGGPR; encoded by the coding sequence GTGGCACACGGCACCGACCGCCCGGAGGGCCGGCCGCTGGTCCTCGCCGGCTACGTCGCCGCCCTCGCCGCCGCCGCGGTCGCCTTCGGCCTCGACCCCACCCTCGGCGTCCTCGCCGGCGCGCTGAACGTCGTCTTCGGGGTCTACTTCTGCCGGCACCTGGCCTTCGCCGTCGCCGCCGCCCGCTGGGCCGAGCGCGACCTGCTCGCCGCCGACGTCGGCCTGGACGCCTACACCCCGCCGGTCGCGGTCCTCGTCGGGTGCAAGAACGAGGAGCTCGTCGTCGACGGGATGGTCGCGGCGCTGCTGGCGCTGGACTACCCGCCCGACCGGCTCACCCTGGTCGTCGTCGACGACGGCTCCGAGGACGCCACCGGCGCCAAGCTCGACGCCTGGGCCGCGCGGGAGCCGCGGCTGCGCGTGCTGCACCGGCCCCCGGGTTCCGGCGGGGGGAAGTCCGGCGCCCTCAACGACGCGCTGGCCCTGGTCGAGGCCGAGGTGGTGCTCGTCTTCGACGCCGACCACGAGCCCGAGCCCTCGGCGCTGCGCCGCCTGGTGCGGCACTTCCGGGACCCCGTCGTCGGCGCCGTCATGGGCCGGTGCGTGATCCGCAACGGCCGGGACTCGCACTTGGCCGGCACGGTCTTCGTCGACTACCTGTCCGGCTACCTGGTCAACGAGTACGGCCGCCAGGCCCTGTTCGAGCTGCCCGCCTACGGCGGGGCCAACTGCGCCGTGCGCATGTCCACGCTGCGCGCGCTCGGCGGGTGGAACCCCGAGACGGTCACCGAGGACACCGACCTCACGCTGCGCATCCTCGTGGCCGGGCAGCGGGTGCGCTACGACGTCTCGGCGATCGACTTCGAGGAGGCGGTGGTCAGCGCCCAGCGCTTCTGGAAGCAGCGCTACCGCTGGGCCCGCGGCCACCAGAAGTGCCTGCGCGACCACTGGTGGCCGCTGATGCGCACCCCCCACCTCTCGCCGCTGGAGAAGGCCGAGACGTCGCTGTTCCTCGCCGTCTACCACGTGCCGATGCTGTCCGGCCTCGGGCTGCTGCTCACCGTCCTGCGCGCGTTCGGGGTCGGGGACCTGCCGGTGATCGGGCTGCTCCCGCTGTCCATGCTGCTGTTCATCGGCCCGCTGGCCGAGCTGTGCGTCGGCCTGCTGGTCGGCCGCGTGGAGCGCCGCTCGGCCTGGCGGCTGCTGGGCTTCCTGCCCGCCTTCGCGCTGTCCATCTGGATCACCTCCCGCGCCTACGTCGACGGGATGCTCGGCCGGCCCTACACCTGGGTGAAGACGACGCGGTCCGGCGTCACCTCGACGGTGGACCCGGCCGTCCCGCCGGAGCTCCCGCCCGGCGGCACGGACCCCGCCGCCGCGACCGCGCCCGGTACGCGGCCGCGCTCGTTCGCCGCGGCCATCCCTCCCGGGCGGCCCGGGGGCCCACGGTGA